GACGGAGATCGTGGCGGTACGGGACCTGGACCTGGTCGACGACGACGCCTGGCCGCAGGCGCTGGCGCTGCTGGCGCGGCCGCCGCTGCGGGACGCCCTGATCCAGCCGGTACGGGTCCTCCTCCCGGACGGCACGACGGAGACGGTCCGCCCGTACACGGCCTGGTGGCTGCGCGACCACCCGGTCCTCGGCGGCCGCCGTCCCGCGGGTCTCCGCGCGGCCGGCGGCGACCCGCTGCTCGTCGGCCTGTACGACCCCGCCGACGCGACCGGCTTCGAGGACGAGCAGGTGCTGCGCGCCCTCGGCGTCCGCACCTCGGTGGCGACCCTGCTGGACGAGCCCGGCGGCGCGGCGGAGCTGCTCGCCCGGCTGGCCGACCCGGACCGGGAGGTCACCGGGCCGCAGCTGCACGCCCTGTACACGGCGCTGGCCGACCTCGACCCCGACCAGGTCACCCTTCCGGACGAGCTCCGTGCGGTCGTCGACGGCGAGCTGGTGGTGGTCGACGCGGCGGAGGCGCTGGTCGCGGACGCCCCCGACCTGCTGCCGCTGACCGCGGGCCTGCCGCTGCTGCCGGTCTCCCCGTCCCGGGCGGCCGACCTGGCGGAGCTGCTCCAGGTCCGCCGCCTCAGCGAGGCGGTCGAGGCGGAGGTGACGACGGAGGGCGAGGAGCACGAGGTCCCGGCCTCGGTCCACGCCCTCCTGGGGCCGGACACCCCCGCCACCTACCTGGAGCACGAGGAGCTGCGCGCGGGCGGCGTGGAGCTGGACTGGCGCCGCACCCCGGACGGCACCCTGCACGCCGCCACCCTGGAGGGCGTGGCGGCCGCCCTGGCCTGGGCCACCCGCCAGTGGCCGCGCCGCTTCGAGGTGGCGGCCCTCCTGGAGGACCCGACGCGCACGGCGGAACTGGCCCGCGACCGCTGGTTCGACTGACCGCCCGGGTCCGCCCGCCAGGTCCTAGCGGGCGGACCCGGACTCCATGAGTTCCTTCAGGTGCGCCTCGTTCCGCGGCATCTCCTTCCGGACGCGCGGGCGGACGACGAGCGGCACCAGGGCCTTGCCGACGCCGTGGCCCTCGAAGTCGAGCGACAGCGTGAGGCGGGAGCGGCTGCCGTCGCCGAGCGGTTCGAGGGTGCCCTGGACGTCGCCGCGCACGGGCCCGTCGACGCCGTGGAAGTGCCAGCTGCGCGGCGGCGTGAGCTCGGTGACCTCCATGGTCATCGGCATCTCGCGCCGTCCGAACCGCCGCCGCACCCGGAAGCGCGAGCCGACCCGCAGGTCTCCGCCGTCGAGCCGGCGCGCGGCGACGGCGCTCTCCTGCCATTCGGGCATGTGCCCGGGGTCCATGAGGTAGGCGAAGACGTCCTCGGGCGGACGGGCTATGTCGATGGATTCTTCGATGCGAGACATGACGCCCCCTCGGCGAGTCCCTGTTCCTTCCATCCTCCCGCCTCCGGCCCGGCCCGGCCCGTCAGGCGGGGAACCTGCGGTCGACCCAGCGCCAGGCGACCTCCAGGACGGCGGCGCCCGCCGCGGCGACGGCGACGGCCGTCCAGGGCATGGTGGTGCCGACCAGCTTGAGGGCGAAGAAGTCCTGGAGCCAGGGGACGACGAGGACCAGCAGGAAGGCGCCGCCCATCGCGGCCACGAGGACGAGCCGCCACAGGGTGTAGGGGCGGGCGATGATCGCGAGGACCCACATGGAGACGAGGAAGAGGGTGAGGGTCGCGGCGCTGGTCTCGGCGCCGAGGGCGTCGGCGCCCGTGTAGTGGTGGCGGGCGAGGAGGTAGGTGGTGAAGGTGGCCGCCGCCGCGACGACGCCGCCGGGGATCGCGTACCGCATGACCCGCCGGACGAAGTGCGGCTTCGCCCGTTCCTTGTTGGGGGCGAGGGCGAGGAAGAAGGCGGGGACGCCGATGGTCAGGGTGGAGAGCAGGGTGAGGTGCCTCGGGAGGAAGGGGTACTCGATCTGGCTGACGACCACCAGGAGGGCGAGGAGCACCGAGTAGACCGTCTTGGTGAGGAAGAGGGTCGCCACCCGGGTGATGTTGCCGATGACCCGGCGGCCCTCGGCGACCACCGACGGCAGGGTGGCGAAGGAGTTGTTCAGGAGGACGATCTGGGCGACGGCCCGGGTGGCCTCGGAGCCGGAGCCCATGGAGACGCCGATGTCGGCGTCCTTCAGGGCGAGGACGTCGTTGACGCCGTCGCCGGTCATGGCGACCGTGTGGCCGTGGGACTGGAGGGCGGCGACCATGTCCCGCTTCTGCTGCGGGGTGACCCGGCCGAAGACGGCGTTCTCGTCGAGGACTTGCGCCATCTCCTCGCGGTCGGCGGGCAGGGTGCGGGCGTCGACGGTGTGGTCGGCGCCGGGCAGGCCGAGTTTGCCGGCGACCGCGCCGACGGAGACGGCGTTGTCGCCGGAGATGACCTTGGCGGCCACGTTCTGGTCGGCGAAGTAGGCGAGGGTGTCGCCGGCGTCGGGCCGCAGCCGCTGTTCGAGGACGACGAGGGCGGTGGCCAGGGCGTCCTCGGCGACGTCGGGGGAGTCGAGCTCGTGGACGGTACGGGCGAGCAGGAGGACCCGCAGGCCCTCCTCGTTCAGCCGGTCGACCTCGGCGAGGGCCGGGTCGCCGGCCGGGAGGAGGACGTCGGGGGCGCCGAGCAGCCAGGTGGAGTCCTCGCCGTCGCCCTCGCTGAACGCGGCGCCGCTGTACTTGCGGGCGGAGGAGAAGGGCAGCGACTCGGTGCAGCGCCACTCCTCGGTCTCCGGGTAGGCGTCGACGATGGCCTGGAGGGAGGCGTTGGGGCGCGGGTCGGACTCGCCGAGGGCGCCGAGCACCTTGCGGACGTATCCCTCGTCGGAGCCGTTCAGGAGGCGGACCTCGGTGACGTCCATGCCGCCCTCGGTGAGGGTGCCGGTCTTGTCGAGGCAGACGACGTCGACCCGGGCGAGGCCCTCGATGGCCGGCAGCTCCTGCACCAGGCACTGTTTCCGGCCGAGCCGGATCACCCCGATCGCGAAGGCGACCGAGGTGAGCAGGACGAGTCCCTCGGGGATCATCGGCACGATGCCGCCGACGGTCCGGGCGATGGAGTTCTTGAGGTCGGTGTCCTTGACGACGAGCTGGCTGATGATCAGGCCGATCGCGGTCGGGACCATCATCCACGTCACGTACTTGAGGATCGTGGAGATGCCGGAGCGCAGCTCGGAGTGGACGAGGGTGAAGCGGGACGCCTCCTCGGCGAGCTGTGCCGCGTACGCCTCCCGGCCGACCTTGGTGGCGGTGAAGGCGCCGCCGCCGGCGACGACGAAGGAGCCGGACATGACGGGGTCGCCGGGGCGTTTGACGACGGGGTCGGCCTCGCCGGTGAGGAGGGACTCGTCGATCTCCATGCTGTCGGCCTCGGCGACGACGCCGTCGACGACGACCTTGTCGCCGGGGCCGAGTTCGATGAGGTCGCCGAGGACGATCTCGGAGGTGGAGATGCCGGCGGCGCGGCCGTCGCGGCGGACGGTGGGTTTGGCCTCGCCGATGACGGCGAGGCCGTCGAGGGTCTTCTTGGCGCGGAGTTCCTGGATGATGCCGATACCGGTGTTGGCGACGATCACGAAGCCGAAGAGGCTGTCCTGGATCGGGGCGACGATCAGCATGATCACCCAGAGGACGCCGATGATGGCGTTGAAGCGGGTGAGGACGTTGGCCCGGACGATGTCGGCGGTGGAGCGCGAGCTGCGGACGGGGACGTCGTTGACCTCGCCCCGGGCGACCCGTTCGGCGACCTCGGCGGCGGTGAGTCCGGCGGGCCGGTGGACGACGGGCGGTTCGGTCTCCGCCGGGGTGCCCGGGGTGCCCGGGGTGTCGCCGGTGGTGCCGCCGCCCGTGTCGATCTTCGCCCGCTGAGTCATGGTTTCGACGTTACGACCGGAATCGACCGTTCACCCGCCGGGAAGCGGCA
The Streptomyces roseofulvus genome window above contains:
- a CDS encoding SRPBCC family protein produces the protein MSRIEESIDIARPPEDVFAYLMDPGHMPEWQESAVAARRLDGGDLRVGSRFRVRRRFGRREMPMTMEVTELTPPRSWHFHGVDGPVRGDVQGTLEPLGDGSRSRLTLSLDFEGHGVGKALVPLVVRPRVRKEMPRNEAHLKELMESGSAR
- a CDS encoding HAD-IC family P-type ATPase, with translation MTQRAKIDTGGGTTGDTPGTPGTPAETEPPVVHRPAGLTAAEVAERVARGEVNDVPVRSSRSTADIVRANVLTRFNAIIGVLWVIMLIVAPIQDSLFGFVIVANTGIGIIQELRAKKTLDGLAVIGEAKPTVRRDGRAAGISTSEIVLGDLIELGPGDKVVVDGVVAEADSMEIDESLLTGEADPVVKRPGDPVMSGSFVVAGGGAFTATKVGREAYAAQLAEEASRFTLVHSELRSGISTILKYVTWMMVPTAIGLIISQLVVKDTDLKNSIARTVGGIVPMIPEGLVLLTSVAFAIGVIRLGRKQCLVQELPAIEGLARVDVVCLDKTGTLTEGGMDVTEVRLLNGSDEGYVRKVLGALGESDPRPNASLQAIVDAYPETEEWRCTESLPFSSARKYSGAAFSEGDGEDSTWLLGAPDVLLPAGDPALAEVDRLNEEGLRVLLLARTVHELDSPDVAEDALATALVVLEQRLRPDAGDTLAYFADQNVAAKVISGDNAVSVGAVAGKLGLPGADHTVDARTLPADREEMAQVLDENAVFGRVTPQQKRDMVAALQSHGHTVAMTGDGVNDVLALKDADIGVSMGSGSEATRAVAQIVLLNNSFATLPSVVAEGRRVIGNITRVATLFLTKTVYSVLLALLVVVSQIEYPFLPRHLTLLSTLTIGVPAFFLALAPNKERAKPHFVRRVMRYAIPGGVVAAAATFTTYLLARHHYTGADALGAETSAATLTLFLVSMWVLAIIARPYTLWRLVLVAAMGGAFLLVLVVPWLQDFFALKLVGTTMPWTAVAVAAAGAAVLEVAWRWVDRRFPA